A segment of the Cohnella algarum genome:
CTTCGTTCAGCTGCTCTTCGTCGTTCCATTCGATCGCGACGATTTTGGCGGCGTAATCGTCCAGAAGCCCTTTGTCGTAAGGAAGCTCCGGCACGAACCGGGCTATCTCCTCCGTAAACCATCCGTGATAATGTCCCCAGAACTTGACGATGACGCTGCGGTTCGTATAGCCTCTCGCCAGCCTGATCGCCAGATGAACCGCTTCCGAGCCGCTGTTGACCAGCCGCACCGCGTCCTTTCTGGCGAGCTTTTTGATCTTGTCGGCCAGTTCGTAGGCCAGCCGGTAATGATGGTCCCCCACGTTGACGCACTTGCCGGCCTGCTCCCGAATGGCCTCTACAATCCGCGGATGGGAATGCCCGAGAAGATGGCAGCAATTGCCGAGCAAATAATCGACGTACCGATTGCCGCGTTCGTCGACAATCCAGGCGCCGCTGCAGCGATCCACGTAAATGTTCGATTCGGAAAAACGGTTCGACAGGCTATCCAAGGCTTAACCCCTCCGTTTGGCGTTCCGGTTGGATATTCATCTTCCGGCAAAATTTCCGGAACGTCGTTTTATCGACCGCCAGCGCTCCCGCGGCGATGCGGCCGTTCGATCCTCCCGTGAGCAGCAGATGCTGCTCGTCCTCCGCGATGACTTCGAGGCGGGCGACTTCATGCTGCGTAAAGCGCGGATCGTAAACGACGACCCCGTCGATGCCGATACGCTTCATGCCGATAATGATCCGCTCCGAATCCGCGTCAAACGGCCGATAATCCATCACGCAAACGCCTTTTTTCGATTTGACCCAATTCACGAAGCTTTCCGCGGCATCGTCTTCGACTGGGAAAAACGGGGCGGCGGCAAACGAATGATCGGGAGGCAAATAGCCGATCAGGCCCAGCCGTTCGTTGCGGAAAACGCATGATTTGGCGATGCCGAACAGCACGCGAATCCGATCGTTCGCCAGTGCCTTGCAGCCCTCGATCGCCGTCAAATCGGCGCCGTAATCGAATAGTACGCCCGCCCAGTGCAACGAACTTCTCTCGTTCAGGTTCCGCAGCGCTTCTCCGACGTCGCCGTCGACTCCGCCCGCTTTGACGTTCAAATCGGCGTACTGCCCGTATTTGACGCAGTCGAGTTCGGGAAAGAGATATTGAAAATGCTCGTAATACTCGTTGCCGCAGTCCGGAGAGTGAATCAAATTTTCCATGTCGTTGCCGGACAGCCCGTATTCTCCCCGAATCCGCTGCTTGATCTCGATCAGTCTCGCGATGGCATAGGGTCCGCGGACCAGCAGCGCGATCACCTCCGACTTCGACATGTACTCGGCGTAGGCCTCGACGTCGAATTTGGTTACGATCCGGGTCAGGACATCCCGACGCTCCAGCTTCAGCGTTTTCGTTCGGACGACCTGGAGACCGTT
Coding sequences within it:
- a CDS encoding nucleoside-diphosphate kinase; translated protein: MNRVSEEKEHGIVLLKPDGVKRGIYDLLVRRIAENGLQVVRTKTLKLERRDVLTRIVTKFDVEAYAEYMSKSEVIALLVRGPYAIARLIEIKQRIRGEYGLSGNDMENLIHSPDCGNEYYEHFQYLFPELDCVKYGQYADLNVKAGGVDGDVGEALRNLNERSSLHWAGVLFDYGADLTAIEGCKALANDRIRVLFGIAKSCVFRNERLGLIGYLPPDHSFAAAPFFPVEDDAAESFVNWVKSKKGVCVMDYRPFDADSERIIIGMKRIGIDGVVVYDPRFTQHEVARLEVIAEDEQHLLLTGGSNGRIAAGALAVDKTTFRKFCRKMNIQPERQTEGLSLG